From the Roseibium sp. HPY-6 genome, one window contains:
- a CDS encoding VPLPA-CTERM sorting domain-containing protein, with protein MKKIILSGALLLASVSMVHATPVTFNLSKYPGDSTNYYSLSNSFTLTVDGLTATFTAGAFTNDFDASGSDRTVTSNGQNGYTIGGPNNTLNATDDARIGRYYGGASVTNSPGDNSHQVDSSGWSDFITASFSYNGEDVDVEMSSVSFSFFDNKDDFRWGYDLSGDGSYGDGDFLSYRQDDNPFSDFGGVESSLFMFGAFDKGYKKGKDYWKLNAVTVHFEPPTTVPLPAGGLLLLSGLGVFAIARKRQKA; from the coding sequence GTGAAGAAGATAATTTTAAGTGGTGCTTTGCTTCTCGCAAGCGTTAGCATGGTGCATGCGACTCCGGTTACGTTCAATTTGTCCAAGTATCCGGGCGATTCAACAAATTACTACAGTCTGTCGAATTCGTTCACGCTGACTGTGGATGGCCTGACGGCGACGTTTACAGCCGGTGCGTTCACCAACGATTTCGATGCTTCCGGCAGCGATCGGACGGTAACTTCCAACGGCCAGAACGGTTACACGATCGGTGGCCCGAACAACACATTGAACGCCACGGATGATGCCCGGATCGGGCGCTACTACGGCGGCGCGAGCGTTACCAACAGCCCGGGCGACAACAGCCACCAGGTGGACAGCAGTGGTTGGAGTGACTTCATCACCGCAAGCTTCAGCTATAACGGCGAAGACGTCGACGTAGAAATGTCTTCGGTTTCATTCAGCTTTTTCGACAACAAGGACGATTTCCGCTGGGGATACGACCTGAGTGGTGACGGATCTTATGGCGATGGCGATTTCCTGAGCTACAGGCAGGACGACAATCCGTTTTCGGATTTTGGCGGCGTCGAGAGTTCCTTGTTTATGTTTGGTGCATTTGACAAGGGCTACAAGAAAGGAAAAGACTACTGGAAGCTCAACGCCGTGACGGTTCACTTCGAGCCGCCGACGACTGTGCCGCTTCCCGCTGGTGGCCTGCTGCTGTTGAGCGGTCTTGGCGTTTTTGCCATTGCACGCAAGCGTCAGAAAGCCTGA
- a CDS encoding helix-turn-helix transcriptional regulator, producing the protein MVVRAEKLVELSNLAAAASVDPSQWQVFLDAMGRAQGTQVCTQLIGYDELSKAAPLAYASGYDPEILHLYETHYADRNPYAANFAKCGIGDAITAHELCAPSELKRTQFYADILEPLEDIHAGGGSMLAFDASRMFLIGGNVRARDKDKHEDGWLQLCVRLAPVIRQSLEVNRMIMGLTFEKWAAERHLLGTGTAILIVDPAMMVHYACSEGEKMLGEGSLIGCDMYRRLKFSSEEMQAQLVSLLRRSSNGHSDVFGNARLIDAKGTEWTCRTIGMKLGDLDQSPFGAFLNGRGQAVLLAFKAVENTMSSTEQLQQEFALSNAEAKTVLLLAKGMSAAEVADQRNVSIHTVRNQIKSALSKSGCRRQGELLQKVEQLRLTGGW; encoded by the coding sequence GTGGTCGTTCGGGCTGAAAAACTTGTCGAACTTTCCAACCTCGCTGCTGCCGCCTCCGTCGATCCGTCTCAATGGCAGGTGTTCCTGGATGCAATGGGACGTGCACAGGGCACGCAGGTTTGCACGCAACTGATCGGTTACGATGAACTTTCGAAGGCAGCGCCGTTGGCATATGCCTCCGGTTACGATCCGGAGATTCTCCATCTTTACGAAACGCATTACGCGGACCGGAACCCATATGCTGCGAATTTTGCCAAATGCGGCATTGGAGACGCGATCACGGCGCATGAGTTGTGCGCACCATCTGAATTGAAGCGCACCCAATTCTACGCTGACATTCTGGAGCCCCTCGAAGACATTCATGCGGGCGGCGGATCCATGCTCGCCTTCGACGCCAGCCGGATGTTTCTGATCGGCGGCAACGTGCGCGCAAGAGACAAGGACAAACATGAGGACGGTTGGCTGCAACTTTGCGTAAGACTGGCCCCGGTTATCCGGCAGTCCCTTGAGGTCAATCGAATGATCATGGGGTTGACGTTCGAAAAGTGGGCAGCTGAAAGGCATTTGCTTGGCACAGGCACAGCGATCCTGATCGTAGATCCGGCCATGATGGTTCACTACGCATGCTCGGAAGGCGAAAAAATGCTCGGCGAGGGATCGTTGATTGGCTGCGACATGTACCGCCGCCTGAAATTCAGCTCCGAAGAGATGCAGGCGCAGCTCGTTTCTTTGCTTCGGCGATCGTCCAATGGCCATTCGGATGTTTTCGGCAATGCAAGACTGATTGATGCAAAGGGCACCGAGTGGACTTGCAGGACGATTGGAATGAAACTGGGCGATCTGGACCAGTCCCCTTTTGGAGCGTTTTTGAACGGCAGAGGGCAGGCGGTCCTGTTAGCGTTCAAAGCTGTCGAAAACACCATGTCTTCAACGGAGCAACTCCAACAGGAATTTGCCTTGAGCAACGCGGAGGCAAAAACCGTTTTACTGTTAGCCAAGGGAATGTCTGCGGCGGAAGTTGCCGACCAGCGTAACGTCAGTATCCACACTGTGCGCAACCAGATCAAATCGGCGCTATCCAAATCCGGTTGCAGAAGACAAGGCGAACTGCTGCAAAAGGTGGAACAGTTGCGGCTGACCGGCGGCTGGTAG
- a CDS encoding adenylate/guanylate cyclase domain-containing protein, giving the protein MSSITQLIRYIFQGGPPETGIPNRVRAEIRAREASSERLISWVQLGLVLFFSILYAIAPRAEGTAGFNFVPIALGAYFLFTVLRLVLSYRFELPQWYLLISIGVDMALLVGLIFSFHIQYDQHPSFYLKTPTLMYVFIFIGLRALRFDPRFVLTTGLVAVAGWLGLVFYAAFADMDSMRVTRNYVDYLTGNSILIGAELDKTMVILAVTIILSVALYRGRSMLFEATRDQAAAQDLRRFFAPEVAASITDAHTALEAGEGSLREAAILYADIRSFTSTSATLDPETVLAVLAEYQNLVVEVINKEGGSVDKFLGDGILATFGAVYPSETYAADALRAAEKLVACVAAEQERFTSAGWPGQLRIGTAAAAGTVTVGVIGSKTRLEFTVIGDAVNRAAKLEDANKAQNSSSLTDQPTWELALRQGYQAALLEVRPCVHVAGMRQPIDLVVLAEQ; this is encoded by the coding sequence ATGAGCTCAATTACCCAACTGATCCGCTACATTTTTCAGGGCGGACCGCCCGAAACAGGCATCCCGAACCGGGTGCGTGCGGAAATTCGCGCGCGTGAAGCTTCGTCAGAAAGGCTGATCAGCTGGGTTCAACTGGGTCTCGTTCTGTTTTTTTCGATACTTTACGCCATTGCACCACGAGCCGAAGGCACTGCCGGTTTCAACTTCGTGCCGATAGCGCTCGGCGCCTATTTCCTGTTTACCGTCTTGCGCCTTGTGCTTTCGTATCGGTTTGAACTGCCGCAGTGGTACCTGCTCATCTCAATTGGCGTGGACATGGCGCTTCTCGTCGGGCTGATATTTTCGTTTCACATTCAGTATGATCAACACCCGTCGTTTTACTTGAAGACGCCCACGCTGATGTACGTTTTCATTTTCATCGGCCTCAGAGCGCTCAGGTTTGATCCGCGCTTCGTTCTGACGACGGGACTGGTCGCTGTTGCAGGTTGGCTTGGGCTCGTTTTTTACGCAGCTTTTGCCGACATGGATTCAATGCGCGTTACGCGCAATTACGTCGACTACCTGACCGGGAACTCGATCCTGATTGGCGCTGAGCTCGATAAAACCATGGTCATCCTTGCCGTGACCATCATTTTGTCCGTAGCGTTGTATCGCGGCCGGTCGATGCTTTTCGAGGCGACGCGGGATCAGGCTGCTGCGCAGGATCTGCGCCGCTTCTTCGCTCCGGAAGTGGCGGCATCAATTACCGACGCCCACACTGCTCTTGAGGCGGGTGAGGGCAGCTTGCGCGAGGCGGCGATCCTTTATGCCGACATCCGTTCCTTCACATCAACTTCGGCAACCCTTGATCCTGAGACGGTTCTGGCTGTTCTTGCCGAATATCAGAACCTTGTGGTCGAGGTGATCAATAAGGAAGGCGGCAGCGTGGACAAGTTTCTCGGTGACGGCATTCTGGCGACGTTTGGCGCCGTCTACCCGTCCGAAACCTATGCAGCCGACGCACTGCGAGCCGCCGAGAAGCTGGTTGCCTGTGTCGCTGCGGAGCAGGAGCGGTTTACTTCAGCAGGCTGGCCAGGACAGCTTCGGATTGGAACCGCTGCGGCAGCCGGAACCGTAACCGTCGGTGTGATCGGGTCCAAGACCCGGCTCGAGTTTACCGTGATCGGCGACGCTGTAAATCGTGCCGCCAAGCTTGAAGACGCCAACAAGGCGCAAAACTCTTCCTCTCTGACCGACCAGCCGACATGGGAGCTTGCGCTTCGGCAGGGATATCAGGCGGCGCTGTTGGAGGTGCGGCCCTGTGTACATGTCGCCGGAATGCGCCAGCCGATTGATCTGGTGGTGTTGGCCGAGCAATAG
- a CDS encoding SDR family NAD(P)-dependent oxidoreductase, whose translation MRLDSTLSAVVTGGASGLGAATARMLASQGVKVTIFDRNSEQGQETAFEIGGVFAEVDVTSQASVEAGFDQARTSHGQERVLVNCAGIAPVAKTTSRGEPHAMDMFEKVVAVNLIGSFRCLSISATGMAALDPITADGGRGVIVSTASVAAFDGQIGQVAYAASKAGVAGMTLPVARDLSKSGIRVMTIAPGIFETPMLLGLSQDVQDSLGQQVPFPSRLGKANEYAQLVQAICENDMLNGETIRLDGAIRMAPR comes from the coding sequence GTGAGGCTGGATTCAACATTGTCGGCGGTGGTAACGGGTGGTGCGTCGGGTCTTGGCGCGGCGACGGCAAGAATGCTCGCTTCACAGGGCGTCAAGGTCACGATTTTCGACCGCAACTCAGAGCAGGGACAGGAAACCGCGTTTGAAATCGGAGGCGTCTTTGCTGAAGTCGATGTCACCAGTCAGGCCAGCGTAGAGGCCGGTTTCGATCAGGCGCGCACGTCGCACGGCCAGGAGAGGGTCCTGGTCAATTGCGCAGGCATTGCACCGGTTGCGAAGACGACCTCTCGGGGCGAACCCCACGCAATGGACATGTTTGAAAAGGTTGTAGCGGTCAACCTCATCGGCTCGTTCCGCTGTCTTTCGATATCCGCGACGGGCATGGCGGCACTGGACCCGATTACCGCGGACGGTGGCCGCGGAGTGATCGTGTCGACGGCATCGGTCGCGGCCTTTGATGGGCAAATTGGTCAGGTGGCCTACGCCGCCTCTAAAGCCGGCGTCGCGGGTATGACTTTACCGGTCGCCCGGGATCTCTCGAAATCCGGCATTCGTGTCATGACCATCGCTCCGGGCATCTTCGAGACACCGATGCTGCTCGGGTTGTCGCAAGATGTTCAGGATTCGCTCGGCCAGCAGGTACCGTTTCCCTCCAGGCTCGGCAAGGCAAATGAATATGCCCAACTTGTCCAGGCAATTTGCGAAAACGATATGCTGAACGGCGAGACCATTCGCCTTGACGGCGCGATCCGCATGGCGCCGCGATAG
- a CDS encoding HlyD family secretion protein — MFETLFCSMITILPDYLFRRYVQGKRIGHEITLYSVWYELRYGIVSCLMLTISLITLIFYFHPSSTTAVSTFRVLPILPEGSGRVAEVFVPLSLDTEVKAGDPLFKLDSSRQEADVNTAKQQIAEIEGEIALARGELAVATAQVEQAQASVKQAQDELDTKQELFDRNSNVVSEREIETLQTTVDAAEGALSAAEANKELVETKINIALPASLESARAREEEAEVELSKMTVYAGVDGTVSQFVLRPGDIVNPLMRPAGVLIPKDSQRERIVAGFSQIEAQVMKPGMIAEAFCPSVPFTIIPLVVTDVQNVIASGQVSAGSQLFDTSQAARKQGTVTVILEPLYENGLEKLPPGASCSVNAYTSNHERLTTDENLGTGEFVFLHVVDTVGLVHAIMIRGQALRYPISALVLTGH, encoded by the coding sequence GTGTTTGAGACCCTATTCTGTTCCATGATCACGATCCTGCCCGATTACCTCTTTCGCCGGTATGTTCAGGGAAAGCGCATCGGTCACGAGATTACGCTTTATTCGGTTTGGTATGAATTGCGTTACGGGATCGTGTCCTGTCTGATGCTCACGATTTCGCTGATCACGCTGATCTTTTACTTCCATCCCTCGTCAACAACCGCCGTATCCACGTTCCGTGTCCTGCCGATCCTTCCGGAAGGGTCAGGACGTGTTGCGGAAGTCTTTGTTCCGCTCTCACTGGATACGGAGGTCAAGGCCGGTGATCCGCTGTTCAAGCTGGACAGCAGTCGTCAGGAGGCTGACGTCAATACGGCCAAGCAACAGATTGCCGAAATCGAAGGTGAAATCGCCCTCGCACGGGGAGAGCTTGCGGTTGCAACCGCCCAGGTCGAGCAGGCGCAAGCGTCTGTGAAACAGGCGCAGGATGAGCTCGACACCAAGCAGGAACTGTTCGACCGGAACTCCAACGTGGTCAGCGAGCGTGAAATAGAGACGCTTCAGACAACCGTTGACGCGGCTGAAGGCGCTCTGTCGGCTGCAGAAGCAAATAAGGAACTGGTGGAAACGAAGATCAATATTGCTTTGCCGGCGAGTCTTGAAAGCGCTCGGGCGAGGGAAGAAGAAGCGGAAGTTGAACTTTCAAAAATGACCGTTTATGCGGGTGTCGACGGCACGGTGAGCCAGTTCGTGCTCCGCCCGGGAGACATCGTCAATCCGCTCATGAGGCCTGCTGGTGTGCTGATTCCGAAGGACTCGCAGCGCGAACGCATAGTTGCCGGTTTCAGCCAGATCGAGGCTCAGGTCATGAAACCGGGCATGATCGCTGAAGCGTTTTGCCCTTCAGTACCCTTCACGATTATCCCGCTGGTTGTCACAGACGTCCAAAATGTGATTGCCTCTGGCCAGGTATCTGCCGGCAGCCAGCTTTTCGACACGTCGCAAGCGGCCCGCAAACAGGGCACCGTGACCGTGATCCTTGAACCGCTCTATGAAAACGGCCTGGAAAAACTGCCGCCTGGAGCGAGCTGCTCAGTAAACGCCTATACGAGCAACCACGAGCGTCTAACAACGGACGAGAACCTCGGCACAGGTGAGTTCGTCTTTTTGCATGTCGTCGACACCGTCGGCCTCGTCCACGCGATCATGATTCGCGGTCAGGCGTTGCGTTATCCGATTTCGGCACTCGTTCTGACAGGGCACTAG
- a CDS encoding cupin domain-containing protein, with translation MKLVRNEEVAWTNGSGYRKKVLLQERDVNQDGSLVQLVEIAPHTQVKDHYHKSCTEVFHVISGKGVFRIGGNQYDMEPGQTLTCEPFEVHSTENPFDFPFTYIVFKTNAVENDLYWCDSTDVHQNGQYILEGRV, from the coding sequence ATGAAGCTTGTGCGAAACGAGGAAGTCGCCTGGACGAATGGTTCAGGGTACAGAAAAAAAGTCCTGTTGCAGGAGCGGGATGTCAATCAGGACGGGTCATTGGTTCAACTGGTTGAGATAGCTCCCCATACACAGGTCAAAGACCACTATCACAAGTCCTGTACCGAAGTTTTTCACGTTATTTCGGGAAAAGGCGTATTTCGGATCGGTGGCAATCAGTACGACATGGAGCCTGGTCAAACGCTGACCTGCGAACCGTTCGAGGTTCACAGCACCGAAAACCCGTTCGACTTTCCATTTACCTACATTGTTTTCAAAACAAACGCTGTCGAAAACGACCTGTACTGGTGCGATTCGACTGATGTGCACCAAAACGGGCAGTACATTCTTGAAGGCCGCGTTTAG
- a CDS encoding VOC family protein, protein MSTAFLEHVNVTVTDPEATAKRLEDWFGWKVRWKGAAINGGTTYHIGNETSYIAAYSPSNDTTPVRGESYSHHGGLNHIAVVVDDLDATEARIKAGGYETHNHQDYEPGRRFYFDDDDGIEFEIVSYK, encoded by the coding sequence ATGAGCACTGCATTTCTGGAACACGTAAATGTAACAGTGACGGATCCCGAAGCGACGGCCAAACGGCTTGAAGACTGGTTCGGATGGAAGGTGCGCTGGAAAGGCGCAGCGATCAATGGCGGTACCACCTATCACATCGGAAACGAGACGAGTTATATTGCAGCTTATTCGCCCTCAAACGACACGACACCCGTGAGAGGTGAAAGCTACAGCCACCATGGCGGGCTCAACCATATTGCTGTCGTCGTTGACGATCTCGATGCGACCGAGGCGCGCATCAAGGCCGGTGGATACGAAACGCACAATCACCAGGACTACGAGCCTGGGCGCCGCTTCTATTTCGATGACGATGACGGAATAGAGTTTGAGATCGTCAGTTACAAATAA
- the soxR gene encoding redox-sensitive transcriptional activator SoxR, whose translation MKASDLLSIGELAERTGLAVSAIRFYEEKGLVHPIRNSGGQRRFLRADIRRLSFVLVAQEFGFTISEIAVQLGRLPEGRAPTKADWTRMSREFRKHLDLRIERMEALRDKLDACIGCGCLSMKSCQLYNAGDAASRHGRGPRYLLGDSPDVTEKGS comes from the coding sequence ATGAAAGCGAGTGATCTTCTCTCTATCGGAGAGCTTGCCGAACGAACCGGCTTGGCCGTTTCGGCGATCCGCTTCTACGAGGAAAAGGGACTTGTTCATCCGATCCGTAACAGCGGCGGGCAGCGACGATTTTTGCGTGCTGACATCAGACGGCTTTCGTTCGTGCTTGTGGCTCAGGAGTTTGGGTTCACGATTTCGGAAATTGCAGTTCAGCTTGGCCGCTTGCCGGAAGGGCGTGCGCCGACCAAGGCGGACTGGACCCGCATGAGCCGAGAGTTTCGAAAACACCTGGATTTGCGGATCGAGCGAATGGAGGCCTTGAGAGACAAGTTGGACGCCTGCATCGGTTGCGGCTGCCTGTCCATGAAGTCCTGCCAGTTATACAACGCCGGCGATGCCGCATCGCGCCATGGCCGCGGGCCACGCTATCTGCTTGGCGACAGTCCCGATGTAACTGAAAAGGGGAGCTAA
- a CDS encoding YjhX family toxin, which translates to MDISKAEQRVLHLLAQGGCIRVEKDEGGRITKQETITRDGWYWGGCSLRLFRKLKYKKLIASRNSGPYRITRLGLKRVRSQLDNC; encoded by the coding sequence ATGGACATATCGAAAGCCGAACAGCGGGTTCTGCACCTGCTGGCGCAAGGTGGCTGCATACGCGTGGAAAAAGACGAAGGCGGCCGCATCACCAAACAGGAAACAATAACGCGGGATGGCTGGTACTGGGGCGGTTGCTCCCTGCGCCTGTTCCGGAAACTCAAATACAAGAAACTGATTGCCTCCAGAAACAGCGGTCCCTACAGGATCACGCGGCTGGGGCTGAAACGGGTCCGATCACAGCTGGACAATTGCTGA
- a CDS encoding phosphatidylglycerophosphatase: MEILSDTWIDLFGLSGLLNPFALLIGAYLGWRADSPQKLWIAGFAAAALSLILEAAVGMLQLPQPISQDAGALAMFPFRFAGGAVAGSLAFWMRRRRNQT; this comes from the coding sequence ATGGAAATCTTGTCAGACACTTGGATCGATCTGTTCGGTCTCTCAGGCCTGTTGAACCCTTTTGCGCTTCTCATCGGCGCATATCTCGGCTGGCGGGCGGACAGTCCACAGAAGCTTTGGATCGCCGGTTTCGCGGCTGCTGCGCTGTCGCTGATCCTGGAAGCGGCGGTCGGCATGTTGCAGTTGCCGCAGCCGATCTCACAGGATGCGGGGGCACTCGCCATGTTCCCGTTCCGCTTTGCTGGCGGGGCTGTGGCCGGAAGCCTCGCATTTTGGATGAGGCGAAGACGTAATCAAACCTGA
- a CDS encoding DUF6455 family protein, with amino-acid sequence MDRLNERAELMGRMLDTIGAMKNIPAGIQSDAAMRSAAIRCINCGNTEACKKWLQDHPDGATSPMKGCPNEDLFKSWLED; translated from the coding sequence ATGGACCGCCTCAATGAGCGCGCTGAACTAATGGGCAGAATGCTCGACACAATCGGCGCAATGAAAAACATCCCCGCCGGAATTCAATCGGATGCCGCCATGCGTTCCGCTGCGATACGATGTATCAACTGCGGAAACACAGAAGCCTGCAAAAAGTGGCTTCAGGACCATCCCGATGGTGCCACAAGCCCGATGAAGGGTTGTCCAAACGAAGATCTCTTCAAAAGTTGGCTGGAAGACTGA
- a CDS encoding flagellar hook-length control protein FliK: MVETVSAQPIPKSSTAASTTLRLEPGAQFPAKVEANLPGGIVRLATSDAKVELRVPAPLPTGADVTVTVTGNRQNIAVQIAVSQPSGKVGQDAALPAQAQAGTQAGTAAAGKDNASAPAARTSFSQVSTASSNVFQAAPLRAASVPVPAREAAIPQASTVPASVKGASPPAVQKASQEAASPATVRTTPQSGQVNGSQPAGPPSQRGSSVSPPTVNTLTQRPTASPALQATSVASFQSANPSVKPLPGQVSATPSSQSVQATQSAGTAAAPAATPATLPGTTPSASGLPGTAQSVPHVPTSEAGSHVAARATTTLPASVQGEALPGRVSGPTPTQTGSQPSSTASTPPASAGSTGHTPSATGAVTQAKAPEVASTVKPGAPAISQSTPGPPTLEKTVVQTGQGQPLVAGKTPGSPLADRAMTTTAGTTVAASPRIPLPMQPGNQPDQSSSPLKETVLQHSMKASDGLRSTSTQSYQPAASVRTQQASAQPAAGNAVNPSPAAQIAREVMQPLGEQQSGLGSLYAQIGSLMSAQSSGQVSLPDAVTKAMQQILGLRLNTSQNITGRDLQQAVRTSGQFREASLAAPQSPASSAPLDLKSALLSFKSLLKQLGTGEQLTRPAGQPAPPSRQDPPQAQSQQAGTGFWAGAAPRNLQSLMKETNAALARVRMTQLVNSGITADDRPQAASRPMDIVLELPLALGQETAVLQMQIGRDGNGQNESEDADPAWRLRFALDLTATGPLEAAVSLRGGGTFVSLWVERKETFNSLDAVRETIEASFADAGLDLQELRLVRGLPPRSAAQSGGLIDRQS, from the coding sequence ATGGTCGAAACGGTTAGCGCTCAACCGATCCCAAAAAGCTCAACGGCTGCTTCCACGACGCTTCGACTTGAACCCGGTGCGCAGTTCCCAGCAAAAGTCGAAGCCAACCTGCCGGGCGGCATCGTACGCCTTGCCACGTCGGATGCAAAAGTCGAGCTTCGTGTACCGGCGCCGTTGCCAACCGGAGCCGACGTGACTGTTACCGTCACCGGCAACCGTCAAAACATCGCGGTACAGATTGCAGTTTCCCAACCCTCGGGGAAGGTGGGGCAGGACGCGGCGCTGCCCGCTCAAGCCCAGGCAGGAACCCAGGCCGGCACGGCTGCAGCCGGCAAGGACAATGCATCAGCGCCAGCAGCAAGGACCAGCTTCTCTCAAGTTAGCACTGCCTCTTCAAATGTGTTTCAAGCCGCACCTTTGCGTGCCGCTTCCGTGCCGGTGCCAGCACGGGAAGCAGCAATACCCCAGGCCTCGACAGTGCCTGCAAGTGTGAAGGGAGCGTCGCCGCCTGCTGTGCAGAAGGCGTCTCAGGAAGCGGCCAGCCCAGCTACAGTCAGGACAACACCGCAATCTGGCCAAGTCAACGGCTCCCAACCTGCGGGGCCTCCCTCGCAGCGCGGTTCAAGTGTGTCACCGCCAACGGTCAACACACTCACACAGAGGCCTACTGCATCACCGGCGCTTCAAGCAACGTCGGTCGCAAGTTTTCAGTCGGCAAATCCCTCCGTCAAACCTCTTCCCGGCCAGGTCAGCGCCACACCGTCTTCGCAGTCAGTGCAAGCAACGCAGTCAGCGGGAACTGCTGCCGCTCCTGCTGCCACGCCAGCGACGCTTCCAGGGACCACGCCATCAGCGTCCGGATTGCCTGGTACGGCCCAGAGCGTCCCGCATGTGCCGACCTCTGAAGCCGGATCTCATGTGGCTGCGCGCGCGACGACGACGCTCCCTGCGTCCGTGCAGGGAGAAGCATTGCCGGGGCGGGTTTCCGGACCAACGCCGACACAAACCGGATCACAGCCATCCTCAACAGCATCAACGCCACCTGCGTCCGCAGGATCAACCGGCCATACGCCTTCGGCAACCGGTGCTGTAACGCAGGCGAAAGCTCCGGAAGTGGCATCAACAGTAAAACCCGGTGCTCCGGCAATATCCCAAAGCACACCCGGACCGCCGACACTTGAAAAAACGGTCGTACAAACGGGGCAGGGGCAGCCACTTGTGGCTGGAAAGACGCCCGGCAGTCCGCTGGCCGACAGGGCAATGACGACAACGGCAGGCACGACGGTGGCGGCCTCTCCCCGTATACCTTTGCCGATGCAGCCGGGAAACCAGCCGGATCAGTCTTCGAGCCCACTTAAAGAAACGGTTCTGCAGCACAGTATGAAGGCAAGCGACGGGTTGAGATCTACCTCAACCCAGTCCTATCAGCCTGCAGCGTCTGTTCGAACACAACAAGCGTCTGCACAACCCGCAGCAGGCAACGCCGTGAACCCTTCGCCCGCAGCCCAGATTGCCCGTGAAGTCATGCAGCCACTGGGGGAACAGCAATCGGGTCTCGGAAGTCTTTATGCGCAGATCGGCAGCCTGATGTCCGCACAATCGTCCGGCCAGGTGTCACTGCCGGACGCCGTGACCAAGGCCATGCAGCAGATCCTGGGTCTGCGGCTGAACACTTCGCAGAACATTACTGGCCGGGACCTGCAACAGGCAGTGCGCACGTCAGGGCAGTTCAGGGAGGCGTCCCTTGCCGCGCCTCAATCGCCTGCAAGCAGTGCCCCGTTGGACCTCAAATCGGCACTCTTGTCTTTCAAGTCACTCTTGAAGCAATTGGGGACCGGTGAACAGCTGACGCGACCTGCTGGTCAACCGGCTCCTCCGTCCAGGCAGGATCCGCCGCAGGCTCAGTCTCAGCAGGCGGGAACCGGGTTCTGGGCAGGCGCTGCACCTCGAAACCTGCAGTCGCTGATGAAGGAAACAAACGCTGCACTCGCCCGGGTGCGAATGACGCAACTTGTCAATTCCGGCATCACGGCAGACGACCGGCCACAAGCCGCTTCCCGTCCAATGGACATTGTTCTGGAATTGCCGCTGGCGCTCGGACAGGAAACAGCTGTCCTGCAAATGCAGATCGGCAGGGATGGCAATGGTCAAAATGAGAGCGAGGATGCGGATCCTGCCTGGCGGCTGCGCTTCGCTCTGGATCTGACCGCAACTGGACCACTTGAAGCGGCGGTTAGCCTTCGTGGCGGCGGAACCTTTGTCAGCCTTTGGGTTGAGAGGAAGGAGACTTTCAACAGTCTCGACGCCGTTCGTGAAACTATAGAGGCGTCTTTTGCGGACGCCGGTCTGGATCTGCAGGAGTTGCGGCTGGTTCGCGGCTTGCCACCAAGGTCTGCCGCCCAGTCCGGCGGTTTGATCGACAGGCAGTCATAG
- a CDS encoding EscU/YscU/HrcU family type III secretion system export apparatus switch protein: MDPNDEPEKKLAVALRYENEGAPVVTAKGTGTIAEQIERLAQEAGVPIEQNPMMAEALSQIEIDQEIPVELYQAVAVLIGFIMRTGQAQNQPDNG; this comes from the coding sequence ATGGATCCGAACGACGAACCCGAAAAGAAGCTCGCCGTCGCTCTTCGCTATGAAAACGAGGGAGCGCCGGTCGTAACGGCAAAGGGAACCGGAACGATCGCGGAACAGATCGAAAGGCTCGCGCAAGAAGCCGGAGTGCCTATCGAGCAGAACCCCATGATGGCGGAGGCCTTGTCTCAGATCGAGATTGATCAGGAAATTCCTGTTGAACTTTATCAGGCAGTTGCCGTGCTGATCGGCTTCATCATGCGTACCGGACAGGCGCAGAACCAGCCAGACAACGGATGA